One Acidobacteriota bacterium genomic region harbors:
- a CDS encoding co-chaperone GroES, giving the protein MKVKPLHDRVLIKRLEAKEMVRGGIIIPDTAKEKPMEGEVISAGPGRLDDQGKRMPMSVKAGDKVLVGKYAGTEIKIDDVEHVVVREDEILGIVE; this is encoded by the coding sequence CTGCATGACCGGGTTCTGATCAAGCGCCTGGAAGCCAAGGAGATGGTTCGCGGAGGCATCATCATCCCCGACACGGCCAAGGAGAAGCCCATGGAAGGCGAGGTCATCTCCGCCGGTCCCGGGCGCCTGGATGACCAGGGCAAGCGCATGCCCATGTCCGTGAAAGCCGGCGACAAGGTTCTCGTGGGCAAGTACGCCGGCACCGAGATCAAGATCGACGACGTGGAACACGTGGTCGTCCGCGAGGACGAGATCCTGGGCATCGTGGAATAA